The Lottiidibacillus patelloidae genome contains the following window.
CAACGACTTTACAGTAAAAATCTTTTATCTCCTCAGCATTTTCCACAGTGAGATCTCGCCAAGCGATGGTTCCAATACTACTTTTATTTTTCTCACTCATCCTTCAGTCCTCCTCGTTCTTTTTCTCTTATCCATCAATTTCGGCACTTCATACATGATTTCCTTTGTTCCTACGAAAACTAGGTAAAAAAGAGGAGAATGGATATGAAAAAGTTACTATTGATTGGCATTGTTTTATTAATAAGTGTGGCGTTACCAATATCAGCGTCGGCAACACAATACGAAAATAAACCGTATCATTGGGGATTTAAGAAAAGTAAGAACCATCAACCAGCCTCAATAGCGCAAGAACCTTTTGCCCCGTTAATCCCTAAATATGAAAGCTTTTTTATCGGTAATATTGAAGAAAAAGAATTGTATTTAACGTTTGATAATGGCTATGAAAATGGCTATACAGAAAAAGTGTTAGATGTGCTCCTAGAAAAGAAAGTACCTGCTGCATTTTTCGTCACTGGACATTATTTGAAGGATCAACCACATTTAGTAAAACGGATGGTGAAAGAAGGGCATACTGTTGGAAACCATTCGTGGCATCATCCAGATTTAACGACAGTTAGTGATGCAAGGCTAAAAGAAGAGTTGGATAAAGTAAAAAGTGAATATGAAGCACTGACTGGTAAGAAAGATATGACATACTTACGTCCGCCACGAGGGATTTTTAGTGAGCGAACGTTAGCCTTAAGTAAACAGCTTGGCTACACGAATGTGTTTTGGTCACTTGCCTATAAAGATTGGGAAACTGACAATCAAAAAGGCTGGAAATATGCGTACGATAAAATTATGCAACAAGTACACCCTGGAGCGATCATGCTACTTCATTCCGTTTCCAAAGATAATGCGGAAGCGTTAGGAAAAGTAATTGATGATTTAAGAAAACAAGGATATACGTTTAAGTCGTTGGACGCATTACTTTTTGATGATCCAATGCAAAATGCTCGATAATAATGAAGCTCCCATTTACAATGGGGGCTTATTGTTTAAGTAGATTTTGCCGAGCCTTTAGCCCATAAGCATTTTTTACTTTCTGTTATAATTAAATGAAAAATGAAAATGAGTGAAGTATCATGTGGGAGTACATAGTTAAATTTAAAGGACCGTACAATTTTAATTTATTAATAAACCGTTTGGGTAGGGACCCGTTACATGAAGTTAATAAAGAAGAAAGAAGTATAAAAGTTCCTTTGCTAATTCAAAATGAAAAACGTGTCGTCGAAGTACAATTTATTGGTAGGACCGAAGACCCTGCTTTTAATGTAAGAAGTATAAATGCTCCAAAGAGTGAGCAAGATCTAATACTGAAAAATTTGAATGAAATATTTCAGTGGGATAAATCGCTAAGTAAGTTGCAGGAGCATTTCGCCAAAACAGAGTTAGCCCCTCTATTTTATTTGTTTGCAGGTGCACCGATTATCCGTGAATTTGATCCTTATCGTTGTCTTGTTAAATGTATCATTCACCAACAATTAAATTTAAAATTTGCAGCAACGTTATCAGAACGCTTTGTAAAAGGATTTGGTGAAGAGGTGGAAGGTGTTTGGTTTTATCCTACACCAGAAAAAGTTAGTAGTTTAACGGTAGAAGAACTACGTGAAATGCAGTTTAGTGAGCGTAAAGCAGAATATTTAATCCAAACGTCAGAGAAGGTTGCATCAGGACAATTAGATTTAGAAAAACTAAGTGAATTGTCAGACGAGGAAATAATCAAGCAGCTAACGGCATTACGGGGCATAGGTCCATGGACTGCAGAAAATATGCTCTTATTTGCATATGGTCGAGAAGATATTTATCCAGTAGGAGATATTGGTATTCAAAATGCACTAAAGAAATTACTCAACTTAGAAAAAAAGCCTACTAAAGATATGATGATACAACTTGGTGAAAAATGGGCACCATATCGCAGCTATGCCACATTATATTTATGGCTTAGCATGGAAAATGAGAAAGTACGGAGTGAATCGGAATGAAAACAAAAGAACAAGCACAATTAAAAGTCGGAGATACGTTTCCACTTACAATAAAAAGACTTGGGATTAATGGAGAAGGTGTTGGCTATTTCAAGCGAAAAGTCGCCTTTGTTTACGGTGCTTTGCCTGGTGAAGAAGTCGTAGCTACGGCAGTAAAAGTACATGAAAAATTTATCGAGGGCAAAGTGAAAAAAATTCGCAAAAAATCTGCCCATCGAGTAGCGCCACCTTGTCCAGTTTATGAGCAATGTGGTGGATGTCAGCTTCAGCATTTAGCATATGATCAGCAGTTAAAAGAAAAGCGAGACATTGTAAAGCAAGCATTTGAAAAGTATTTGAAACATATTGCTGACAAACTAACAATTAAAGAAACAATTGGCATGGAAGAACCGTGGCAATACCGAAATAAAAGTCAGCTTCAAGTCGGCAAAGAAAAAGAAAAAGTAATTGCGGGGCTATACGGCTTAAACTCACATCAGCTCGTAGATATTAGTGAATGTGCAATTCAGCATCCAGCAACGAATAAAGTGACACAAACTGTCAAAACGATATTAAGTGATTTAAATATATCAATTTACAATGAAAGAAAACGAAGCGGCATCATTCGCACCATCGTTACGAGAGTCGGGTTTGAGACTGGACAAGTACAACTAGTTTTAATTACTACCCAAAAAGACATTCCGAAAAAGAATATTTTAATTAGAGAAGTACAAAAGCGTCTGCCAGAAGTTACTTCTATTTTACAAAATATTAATGGCGAAAAAACGTCACTTATTTTCGGAGATAAAACACTTCATTTAGGCGGTGAAGAAGTAATTCAAGAAACACTTGGAGATTTATCTTTTGAACTTTCAGCAAGAGCCTTCTTCCAACTTAATCCTATTCAAACTGTAAAACTATATGATGAAGTGAAGAAAGCAGCAGCATTAACTGGAACGGAAAAAGTCGTAGATGCTTACTGCGGTGTTGGTACAATAGGGTTATGGCTTGCCAAAGATGCCGCAGAAATTCGCGGAATGGATGTCATTCCAGAATCGATTGATGATGCGAAGAAAAATGCAAAAAAGCATAATTTTCAACAGGCAACCTATTTTGTAGGAAAAGCGGAGCAATTAATGCCCAAGTGGGTAAATGAAGGTTGGAAGCCTGATGTCGTTGTTGTTGATCCACCTCGGACAGGTTGTGATCAAAAACTTTTAGAAACAATTGTAAAAGTAAAGCCGAAAAAAGTTGTTTATGTTTCATGTAACCCATCTACTCTTGCCAAGGATGCAGGGTATTTATCTAGTAAAGGGTTCGGAATAAAGTCGATTCAACCTGTAGATATGTTCCCTCATACTGCGCATGTCGAATGTGTCGTGGAATTTTCTCTTAAAGGATAGCGTCTTCGCTAGGAACAAATGCAATAGCAAAAATGAGAGGTAGATAGTGATGCAGAAAAAATGGTGGAAAGAAAGTGTTGTCTATCAAATTTATCCAAGAAGCTTTATGGACAGTAATGGTGATGGTATTGGTGATTTAAAAGGTATTACCTCAAAGCTTGATTATTTAAAACAATTGGGTGTTGATGTCATATGGCTATCTCCTGTATATAAGTCACCGAATGATGACAACGGTTACGATATTAGTGATTATCAAAATATCATGGACGACTTTGGTACAATGGCTGACTGGGATGAGTTGTTAGCAGGATTGCATGCGCGTGGTATGAAATTAATGATGGATTTAGTCGTTAATCATTCATCAGATGAACATCATTGGTTTGTGGAATCGCGAAAATCAAAGGATAACCCTTATCGTGATTATTATATTTGGCGCAAAGGAAAAGATGGGCAGGAACCGAATAATTGGACATCTGTCTTTAGTGGATCTGCCTGGGAATATGACAAAGAAACAGATGAATACTTCCTTCATCTATTTAGTAAAAAACAGCCAGATTTAAATTGGGAAAATGAGAATTTACGTAAAGAAATTTATGACATGATGACGTGGTGGCTTGATAAGGGAATCGATGGTTTTCGAATGGATGTCATTAACTTAATATCAAAAGCTGAAGGACTACCTAGCGTTCCTGGTGGAAAAAGATATGAGTGGGGCGGGGATTATTTTATGAATGGCCCTAAAGTGCATGATTACATTCAAGAAATGAACCGAGAAGTTCTATCTAAGTACGACATTATTACTGTTGGTGAAACGCCAGGGGCATCTACGGAAGATGCCAAGCAATATGCGAACGAAGAAGGAACGGAATTAAACATGATCTTTACGTTTGAGCATATGGATCTCGATTCAGGACCAGGTGGTAAGTGGGATGTTAAGCCATGGAAGCTAACGGACTTAAAAGAAGTGATGACAAAATGGCAGAAAGAATTAGAGGACAAGGGATGGAATAGCCTTTACCTAAACAACCATGATCAACCTCGTATGGTTTCTCGATTAGGGGATGATCAAGAATATCGCGTGATATCAGCAAAGATGTTAGCAACATTCCTACACTTCTTGCAAGGAACACCTTATATTTATCAAGGTGAAGAAATTGGAATGACTAATGTTCAATTTCAGTCAATTGAAGAATATAACGACATTGAAATACATAACATGTATCGGGAAAAAGTTATTGATGGTGGGGAAGACCATGAGAAGATTATGGAGGCCATCTATATTAAAGGGCGTGACAACGCGAGAACACCGATGCAGTGGGATGCAACTGAGCATGGAGGTTTTACTACTGGGACTCCGTGGCTGAAAGTTAATCCTAATTATAAAGAAATTAATGTTAATAACGCACTTGCAGATGAAAATTCGATTTTTTATTTTTATCAAAAGTTAATTAAGCTGCGGAAGGAAAATGACATTATCGTTTACGGATCCTATGATCTAATTTTGGATGATGATGAAAAGATTTATGCATATACACGAACGCTCGGTGAAGAAAAACTGATCGTATTATGTAATTTTTCAAATGAAGAAGTTGGGTTTGAGTTGCCAGATTCCTTATCTTTTACTACTAATCGAAAGCTTATAGGAAATTATTCTACTAATGAACTATTATCACCACTTAAACCGTATGAAGCGAGGGCTTATTTGATAAAGTAACATCCAGTAAGTTGCATGAAACATTACCAAACGCTTTGTGGGACATAAGACGAAAAACTGCTACCTCCTTTTTAATTAGGTAGCAGTTTTTTAATTTGATTTGATTAAGCTGCGCTTTTATGGAAGAAAAATTTTGAAACGATAACTTGAATAATATAGAAAAGAGAAGCAGCTATTGCACCAAAAAGAAGTAAATGGATATATTCAAACCCGTAAAGGTTTATAATGATATCAAGTACAGCAATTAGTAATGCTCCTGCTAGTGCGTATAAAGATAAACTAATGAAGAATGTTATTATGGCACTTTTACTTTTCACATGTTCGTTAATTAATTTATCTACATAGAGAGAAATAGGGACCCCTAAGGCTAAGTAAATAACAGTAGAAAATATTAAGTAAGTTGTAAAATATTCTTCAGCACCATTAGCTGTAAAGTGAATCGTAAATATTATTGCACAAATAAGACCGACGACTAGTTTCTTTACCATTTACAAGCCCCCTTTATTTACTTTTGCGAAGCACTGTAATAAATCCATCTAAAATATCATGA
Protein-coding sequences here:
- a CDS encoding glycoside hydrolase family 13 protein, which produces MQKKWWKESVVYQIYPRSFMDSNGDGIGDLKGITSKLDYLKQLGVDVIWLSPVYKSPNDDNGYDISDYQNIMDDFGTMADWDELLAGLHARGMKLMMDLVVNHSSDEHHWFVESRKSKDNPYRDYYIWRKGKDGQEPNNWTSVFSGSAWEYDKETDEYFLHLFSKKQPDLNWENENLRKEIYDMMTWWLDKGIDGFRMDVINLISKAEGLPSVPGGKRYEWGGDYFMNGPKVHDYIQEMNREVLSKYDIITVGETPGASTEDAKQYANEEGTELNMIFTFEHMDLDSGPGGKWDVKPWKLTDLKEVMTKWQKELEDKGWNSLYLNNHDQPRMVSRLGDDQEYRVISAKMLATFLHFLQGTPYIYQGEEIGMTNVQFQSIEEYNDIEIHNMYREKVIDGGEDHEKIMEAIYIKGRDNARTPMQWDATEHGGFTTGTPWLKVNPNYKEINVNNALADENSIFYFYQKLIKLRKENDIIVYGSYDLILDDDEKIYAYTRTLGEEKLIVLCNFSNEEVGFELPDSLSFTTNRKLIGNYSTNELLSPLKPYEARAYLIK
- a CDS encoding DNA-3-methyladenine glycosylase family protein — translated: MWEYIVKFKGPYNFNLLINRLGRDPLHEVNKEERSIKVPLLIQNEKRVVEVQFIGRTEDPAFNVRSINAPKSEQDLILKNLNEIFQWDKSLSKLQEHFAKTELAPLFYLFAGAPIIREFDPYRCLVKCIIHQQLNLKFAATLSERFVKGFGEEVEGVWFYPTPEKVSSLTVEELREMQFSERKAEYLIQTSEKVASGQLDLEKLSELSDEEIIKQLTALRGIGPWTAENMLLFAYGREDIYPVGDIGIQNALKKLLNLEKKPTKDMMIQLGEKWAPYRSYATLYLWLSMENEKVRSESE
- the rlmD gene encoding 23S rRNA (uracil(1939)-C(5))-methyltransferase RlmD — its product is MKTKEQAQLKVGDTFPLTIKRLGINGEGVGYFKRKVAFVYGALPGEEVVATAVKVHEKFIEGKVKKIRKKSAHRVAPPCPVYEQCGGCQLQHLAYDQQLKEKRDIVKQAFEKYLKHIADKLTIKETIGMEEPWQYRNKSQLQVGKEKEKVIAGLYGLNSHQLVDISECAIQHPATNKVTQTVKTILSDLNISIYNERKRSGIIRTIVTRVGFETGQVQLVLITTQKDIPKKNILIREVQKRLPEVTSILQNINGEKTSLIFGDKTLHLGGEEVIQETLGDLSFELSARAFFQLNPIQTVKLYDEVKKAAALTGTEKVVDAYCGVGTIGLWLAKDAAEIRGMDVIPESIDDAKKNAKKHNFQQATYFVGKAEQLMPKWVNEGWKPDVVVVDPPRTGCDQKLLETIVKVKPKKVVYVSCNPSTLAKDAGYLSSKGFGIKSIQPVDMFPHTAHVECVVEFSLKG
- the pdaA gene encoding delta-lactam-biosynthetic de-N-acetylase, producing MKKLLLIGIVLLISVALPISASATQYENKPYHWGFKKSKNHQPASIAQEPFAPLIPKYESFFIGNIEEKELYLTFDNGYENGYTEKVLDVLLEKKVPAAFFVTGHYLKDQPHLVKRMVKEGHTVGNHSWHHPDLTTVSDARLKEELDKVKSEYEALTGKKDMTYLRPPRGIFSERTLALSKQLGYTNVFWSLAYKDWETDNQKGWKYAYDKIMQQVHPGAIMLLHSVSKDNAEALGKVIDDLRKQGYTFKSLDALLFDDPMQNAR